gcctcgtaaaaagggatgagctccttagtacgcccctaggtcgacggactatgaacggacctagatccctagtaggttcagggctagctaccctgtcctagggattgcgtgcatttatgtatgtatgtggtacaagccgggccctcatgatgatattattttcaagtatgtatatgatatgtttaaaaaaaaaaaggacatgatgcatatgtgcattccatgatacatgttttaaaaatatatatatatatatatacatcttgcatctacatgcacatattttatgaattattgtttatgcactattatgaacaggtatgagttatgatacatgcttacataatatgatatgtgcttacatgatatgatatgttcatgatatgcactcacatgtcatgctatgctatgttatgctccttatatgagatgatatgtttacATTATGTTCCCTCAtgccatgttatgatatgttatgtttcttataagttctatgttatgattctccatgctatgttatgatatgctttgtTTCACATACTATGTTGTGTTATGTGCtctatgttttatgagtaggaaaggagctcattaagcctttgggcttatagttttatgttccttgtactgcagataaaggcaaggaatggatgaattaaggggagcagcaggaagggcaatgatgatgtgtgtggaagtgacatggtggatagatcaaattaagtttaaatttatatttggttaaattgtgcatgtgaactaagtttggaccctatgcttatgatgatagtttgagccagtatgttatgctcttatgagattttactcatgttagaataattatgatatggtaaaatgttaataagttatgattcacatgccatgtttaagacaatcaaatgcatatgataaaaatttttaagtatgtcttccgctgccatgagttcatatgcattagtatgttaggtgaatgttagtaaccccgtccctctaagGGTAGTCAGAGTGTCCCTGGAAGGACGGACATTACACTGTTCTTTTgttctaattaattttaatttgtagaTTTGTGAGAAGACTATAATTGACACCTTAGAAGTTTGGAACTTCCTAATTAATGTATAAGTTAATTTAATCATACATATACTATGAGCCTTGAATAAGCTCAAATCCTCCTTGTATATAGTGTGTATAAGAGCGTTATCGTCCCCGGGGCCATGGTACCgtggtaggacatccaggttgtctcCCAAGCACCCGCAGTTTGAACCCGAGCTACGgcgtatttgcaggaatttttccttcaaatgaggggcgtaatcaaaggatgttgggcttctgggctggccgccacgtgcgcttcccgatttaccctggtggccggtAGGAAACTTCCGTGAGACTGAGTCGGTCACCCCAGACTCGACGTTATCCAGcttagttaatcattttttttttataagagcgttatagatttttttttttaaatttgttacaAACCATATATAATCATTATAACATATAAAATATAAGTCGATGTTGAATTCTAGTATACATACATAGTGTTTTCAAGAATATCAGATCTTGTATATCTAAAAAAAATGTTCTTCCTTGTGCTTCCAATAAATATTACTAATTATTTTATTGCAAACCATTTTCTCTAACATTTGGAAAGGTTCTTCTTTTATGCTTCCAATAAATATTACTAATTTATTGCAAACAATTTTCACTAGCATTAGAGCTCTTAGCTATAGCAATCTATCTATGATCATGTTCAATTGTTCTAAATATGTCCCTATGTGACACTCTAAAATAATGTAAAAGTTGGCGCGCGAATTTGTTCTTATTACAAATTCATTGTCAAACAATCAAAAGATGGCTCTAGGAATTGGATTGATGGAACAATGAATCTAAAGCATAGTATTCTTAAATCCatatgaatgcaaaatatatTCATTCTGCCTATCtaatttttattgtattttttagagaaataaatataagaaaaaaattacGATACAATATATATTAAATAGATAACAACGGAAGTATTGTCGTAATATCTATCTAAAATCTAGAGATATTGTGAAAAATATAAGTGGATATTTCTTAGACTGCTAGGATGATGACGTCTCATTCTTTTTGCCAATAAGAGACATAAATATATGTCATAATACTTTGAACTATGTCCTAGTGGACAATGAAAATTATTCTCTATGTCATACGATGGGATCAAAAATTGAATTTAGGAATTTAGGATTGATCACAAAATTTGATTTGGGGATTTAAACTAATTAGTCGATGATAGAAAttagatatatataaaaaagagtTCCGAGTTGATCCCAGAATAAAGCCCAACTAAGCTAACACTTACCTTTACCCCTGGCCTCTCCTATGAATGTGAGTAGCCCTTTGACTATGAACCACCTCTATTATATCACAAGCAAATGGTTACTCGTCCAGTTAAAATACAccatcttttttcttctttttcctcctttcccctctcctctatttctttttcttaagtttttttttccaccataaattctttcctttttttttaaattcaacttCACAGTAAACAAAGCATTAAAGTTTAAATTGGACCTTTAAACTAAAGAATTTGGCTTCAGGTACAATACTATAATATATATAGGTGATCATTTTACCCTAGAATCGACCTACTACCTAAATTACAAGGCtgattaatatttttttgttactgtatatttcaaaatatttatttcttttgatttaaaaaactataataaaaatgatttaaatttaaaaactcttcaAATACGTTATTCACCTGTATGGTTTAGTTTGATTCAATATTAATATCTCCTTTCTAATAATTAAATAACTTTAGAGATGATGATCAATGATAATATGAAAATGATTtcttataataataatttaataaatataattatcCAATATAATTAAGTTAGATTTATGGATGTACATTTGTAAAATGTATGTTACATTTGAAATTAAAGATCCAATTAGTTacattattttagtttatttttacatATTCTAAATAAAAAGTGTTGAATTGAGAGGCTAAACCTAATATGTTAGGATCGTACTTTAGCATACTCATAAACACAGGACTTTGTCCAAGTCTATAGATGTCGAAATTGATATCAATCGCCAGGGACGGATCCAGGAATTCGAGTTAGGGGGGGCTTAAAATTaatgtaataaattatatattattataaaaaatagatGTATAACAAAAAAAAGTCATTACATCATTTTATTCAACAAAGTTGTGCTCTATGAGATTTTGAAACATAAAATTCATCTATAATAAAATCTACATCTATATCCTTAGCTAAATCTCGTTCAATATAAATTGTCAAAcaatcttcaagaaattcatCCTCCATTTTATTGCGAAGTGCTGTCTTCACATTCTTCATTGCTGAAAAGGCTCGCTCAGTAGTGGCAGTAGAAACAGGTAACGTCAAAACTAGATGAATCAATCTAGTCAACATAACATAAACCTTTGACCGTCCACCCTCAGTCAATTGCTGACATAAATCAACAAGTGTAGAAGCCTTCAAGTTTTGTATCACATCAAGTTTATAATGTACCAATTCATACTTCAAAGCAATAATGTCTTGATTTGTGAAATCTTCAAGATAAAATTTCATTGCAAGCTTGCAAATATCATTAATGTTAATTGATTCAAATGAATTTTTAGGATCTAAAGCGGTACTAAGAGAAAGAAGTTCCACTGATGACTCATTAAATCGAGTATTTAACTCCATCAAGATGAAATCTATTGCTGCATTAAAAACATCAAAGTGGTAATGATGCTCAACTGTAGTTTGCTGACGGGAACGACCAATCTTATATAGATAATCAAGGTTAGGCACATCAATTTCATTTCTCGTACAAAAAACTTTCACTTCATGAAGAAAATCTTCCCACCCGCATTCTCTAAGTTCTTGGAGGATAGTTTTGGTAGTAGAGATAAATGTAATAGCAGATAAAATATCTTGAGATTTTCTTTGAAGAATTTGACAAAGAGAATATGTTGTTCTCATAATTTTATGCATTAAATGCAAAATGAACACAAATTCAAAGCTTGCCATGTTTCTATAAATCCCCCGAACTTAAGCCTTAGCTCTTCCATTTGGAGAATGATCACTAAGAACTTCAAAAACTTTGCAAGTTGCAGCATACATACCTATCAAGCTTTTTACTGAGTCATAGTGAGAACTCCAACGAGTAGCTCCCGCTCGCTGTAAATTACCAATCTGATTGGCCCCACTTCCAGAATCACGTTCTCCAATTGCCAACATATGCTCGATTTCAATTCTCTGTGCAGTATGTAACTCAGCCATGCGTTTAGTAGAAGAAGTAACAATATTTACTATATTATCCAAATGAGAGAAGAACTCCCAAATAACACTAACATCCTTGGCTGCAGAAACCAATGTGAGTTGTAATCGATGGGCAAAACAATGGACATAGTATGCATAGGGACAATCTTTGAGAAATAATGCCTGAAGTCCATTCCATGCGCCACGCATATTGctagcaccatcatatccttggccTCTGATTTTCTTAACTTGTAGGTCATGATGAACAAGaacatttgatatttcttttttCAGGTTCAATGAGGTAGTATCGCTAATACTTTTGATGGCAAAAAATCTTTCTGTCAAAGCCCCATAATTATTCACAAACCTCAAGATAATGGCCATTTGCTCTCGTTTAGATATATCTCGTGcttcatcaacaagaatacaaaaatatttatCACCAACTTCTTCACGAACCATCTTTCATACTCTATTAGCCATAATATGTAAAATCTCTTTCTGAATTTCTGGAGCGATATATTGAGCATTTTTTGGAGCATTCTCAAGTACAACTTTATCAATTTCTGTACTCATTTTTGCAAAAGCCTTTactaattcaagaaaattcccacGATTAGATGAAGATAGAGATTCATCATTACCTCTAAAGGCACACCCTTGAAGTGCTAGCCAGCGAACAGTGACAATTGAGGTCCTCAAACGCAAacgatttttttctttttcctctttaGATTGGGCATGCATGACATTATCAATATGTCGTGAGGGTCTCATCAAATTTTCAGTCTTTCTCTCGCACATAGTATGAGGCGAAGAAGCTGCAGAACCAATATGGGCAAGAAATGCACATGTTTTTCCTTGATTTACCCTTTTCCAATTATCAAATCCTTCATTGACCAATGCCGAGATATTTGACGAATTAACATCATTcaggaaaagaaaacaataaaagCAATATGCCTTATTTGTTGAAGGTGAATATTCCAACCAATGAAATTTCTGGAACCATTTTTTTTGAAATCGACGATTTTGACTTCCAAATTTTGTAGCCGAATACTCCAACATATCTGGTTGATAAGGCCCCATCTTTAGATATGAGCGTCTTATCTCATCTCGTACATTAATATGATATTCACATATCTGTTTTCTTTTTCCTGGATCTCGTTCAATACAACTAGAGGATAACTGATGATTGTCGCTAGAAGAGGAAATTGAAGGAATTTGGACACTAAGAATTGGAAGACTTTCACAAGATTGATGTTGCATTATAGGGACAGTGGGAATTGAAGTGTTTTCACTAGTTTGACGATCTCTTTTCTTAAAATACGAGGCTATCGTCTTTCCTTTCTTTGCAGCAGATTGATGTTCCATTTTAAAATAGTTCAAGTTATATCcctaaataaaaaatgaaataacaatagaataaataaacaagtaaAAGTAACAATGAATAAACAGTGTTTCATATGGACATTCTAAGAGTGTTATTTATTGAAGAAGAAAACATTCAAGGAATTATAACACTTATAGAAGAAGCCAAATCCTAAGTAATCTGTAGTTCCATTCAGAAAAACTTCCCAAATGAACTCGAGCAGATAATATGCATACGATATGTGTTAGTTAACCAAAGCAAATACAATAAAAGAACATTCTCATAACCTAAGCAAATAAGCAATTATGTTAATTGTTAGTTTATTTGGATGAAACCAATTTGACCAAATCACTATTAGATTGAACTTCAACTTGGACATTAACTATAAATGATGTGCTTGTCTTGCATAATCCGTGTGCAGCAAAGTTAAAAGTTCATAACTTTCAATGCTTTAACTTCAACAAATATCTTCTAAATGCTTTAACTTTCAATCTTAATTCAATATGAAATCTCAAAGTTCATAATAACCTTAATCTATAATGAGATAAGAATCATTGATCCGACATGATAAAGCTACTTTGTCAAAGATGCAAATTGCAAGAATCAAGTTCTACACAAAGCTCATTGCTCAATAGACAAAGCAACTTAGACCAAATAAATATGAGTTAAACCCATACCCATTTAGATGTGGTGCTGCAAGATATTAACAAGCACttttacaaaagaaataaagGGCATCCATTTTAGAATTGTCTCGCAGTAACAATCATAAGCTACTGAACATGAGAATTGGGGCATCAATTTCATTCTCAGAGCTGCATCCATACAAGCATTGAGTTGTTTCACAAAATCACACAATGTCTAAGCTCAAAaattttaagttcatcaataatcaAACAACTAGAAGTGGGAAATCAAAAATCTAAAAGCACAGCAAGTCAGCAACCATTCTGAAATCCAGGTAAGCAATTCATATGGTAGAAACTAGAAACATCACAACTTGACATATAATCTAATAGAAGAAATCAAGAATCCAGAAATCCAAAAATAATCAAGAAGAAaaccaaataataaaagaaataaagaaatccaGAAATCCAGAAATAATCAAGAAGAAAACTAGGGCAACAATCGATTTAAAAACTAATTACTATAAGAACGAAAATAGAGAAAATACTAACCTTTCTTCTGTCGATGATGGTGGACGCCGACTCTTCCTTCTGAGTTTTGATTTCGCTGTTGCGATGATGCCTTGCCGATTCGCCGATTCGCAGATCGCCAACTTGCTGTACGCAGGAAGCCAGAAAGCCAAATGTTATATacctataaaaataaattttgggcTGGGCAACAAGGCTGGGCTATAGCCCAGTATAGCCCTAAGGAAGATCCGTCCTTGTCAATCACCACACGACAACttaagttcaaaaaaaaaaaaaaaaattgaggtggcatttggttctCTCTTAGGAATCAGAATGAGAatgaatattataatattatagaatgagaatgggtatgagcttgggtatcattcttaaaatcaatgtttggttagttgaatattttcaatcggaatgaacctaaattttcttttttacccttagaggaaaataagagtaaaaaattatatgagataaatgtgagagaaacatataatgagagagaaagtattatggaaaaaaattaagagagggaaagtatgatgaaggaaaatgaaagaaagtgcatgataggagagattgagaagagaaagagtatgatgagagagaaagagtgatgagaaaaaaatgaagaaagagaaagtatgaagagagaaaatgaaagatcgaggagagagaaagtgtgattggagaaaatgaggagagaaagtgttatgagagagaatgaagagagagaaagtgcgacgagagagaaagtatgatgagagaatgacaagagagattgaggagagagaaagtatgatgaaaaaataagaagggagtgtgtaatgagagaaaaagtgtgatggaagataatgaagagagagaaaataaggagagagagtgtgtgatgagagataaTATAGAAAGAAAATGGTAgaaaatgtgtgatgagagagaaaatatgttgagagagaaagtgtgatgatagaataagagagagaaaatatgatgagagagaacaaggagagagagtgtgatatgaaaaaaaattaaacaaatatactaagggtatttttgtccaaaacttaattcacattcctattccatcaaaacccaagggaggaggtgagtttcatccatacccaagtttttagatttcattccaaaattttgattCTATTccaaacaaccaaacataaaatttGGTTCCCTCATTCCTAAACCCCTAAACCAAATGTCACCTGAGCTTAACTTGACATGGGATCGTGTTTGACCCAGCGTGAAATTAAACCTAACATTTTAAAGAATATATtctatttaaatatttaatttgagaaacatataatttttaaaattaaaaactagttgtatttgattaattatttaatattttaaaaaacaatttaatatataattattattaaattataattaatttaaaattattgattTAAATTTTCATAATTAAGTTATCTAATTATAATCATCAATCAATTTATCTTTATTTCGTTTCAAAATCAATAAATTTCTTTCACTGATTTACGATTAATAATAAAGGATTTGCGTGAATTAAAAAGTCTCATGCCCGTTGTGTGACCGTTATCGCTCTTTAATCTCATGCCCGTTGCGTCGCTTTGCCCCTCCGTCTCCCACATCGCCCCCTTTCTCGCCACACGGAGTCGAaggaaagaagaggttgagtcgGGCTCCTCCGTCTCCCACATCGCCCCCGTTTCTACCCCGTCCACCCCGCTTCCTCGCCTCCTCCCCTTCTTCCTGCCCATTTTCCAATTTTCCGGGTTCCTCCCTTTTCCCCTCGACTCGTTGCGTGAAGAGGAGCTAAAGCGACGGCGAGCTGTGATGGGCACCGGGGGCAAGGTACCAATCCCGCTTCCTGCTCCCTGTTTTTTTCCCGATGCCAGAAATCTTGCTTCGTGTTGTGGGATTTGGGCAATTTTTGTTCGATGCCCTAGTGTTGTGATTGGCTGCTTATTGTAGTGATTCTCATAATTGCACGTTTATGTCCCATTTCgttttgtttttgtttccttttcttgGTTTGTACTGGTACTAGAGACATTTGTGCAAACATTCACTTTGTTTTTTATCGCTTCTTTACCTTTTAAATTCATGTTATTTTCTGTGAGTTAATGTAACTTTTGTTTTATTGCTTCTTTTCCTTTGAAATTCATGTTATTTTCTGCGAGTTAATGTAACTTTTGTCACACAAGTTGATGTAATTTTACTAGGTTCCCAACGTATGCAtgtgtttgtttctttgactTAGGACGTATGGGTTTGGTTATTGCAAGTATCTTTTGTGCTGTGGTAATTTTTTTTTCGGATCTAGAGTGCCTGGATTTCTCTTAACTGCATTTTTACTCATTTTTACAGCTCACATTATGTGGTACAGATTCGTGAGGAATCCTTCAATCAAGAAAGCTTGTCTTATCAATTTTCTATATGTTTACATTATGTGAATGAATATTTCTTGTTGAATTTTCCAAATCTAAATATGTTTGCTATACCTTTTTAGAGAGCtataacttggtgataattcctAGTGTGAGTGGGTGGGGTTAAGACTCTACCCAGATGCTTCATTTTAAATTATTGTTGAAGTCTCTTAATAATGCAGGATTTCTGAACAATGTGTGTTAAATTTACTTtagtagtttttatttttttggtttcTAGATACATTCACAGATAATACCTATTAACTTACCACAACATGTTGGTGTCAAACTTTGATAACTCAGAACACAAAGATGATTTGCTCTTGAAGAAAAAGGGGGAAAACTCCCTTTTGTGATGCTCAGTTGTCATAAGAAATTTTATTACAGAATGTTAGGTTAATTCAAAGTTCTAGTCTGAATCAACACACATGTGGGTTAGCCTAATAACATACTTCGACAATTAGTTTCCTCAAAATATTTTTTGTAGTAAGTAATTTGTATGCATATTCTTTTCCCTTCCAAGATTTCTTTTCTATTTATCTTATGACATCCTAATAATTTAATGGAACTGAGAATCTAAGCCTAAGTTGTCTAAGGCAACTTAGGTGTAATTCAACTCTTTGAGGGTCCCTTTGCCTTCTTCTGTTAGTTTGTCATATCAGAAAGGAATTTTAGGATTTCTATATCTTCAAAGAGATAATATAAAGCAACAAAATACCATTGTACTTTCTTTCTCTCCACTTCAGAACATGTTGCAAAGATCATTTAGAACTACTTTAGAACATTCGTGACAATACAGGGAGTTTGTTGTTACTAGAGTTGCTGCAATTGCTGTCCAAGCTTATTGCCGAGGTACTTTGCACAAATTCTTTTTCTATAAAATGCATAATTCTAAGTCTAATTAAATAGCATTGTGGGAGCTGTTGTGGGCCGTCAAAtgtttactcttttttttttaaagctgtAGTGTTTTGAAGAATTCCAAGGAATATTAACAAGCTTCTTTGTAGAGTACGAGCATTGTGGTAGTCACTAATGATTTGAATAGTTGATCCATGTTGtggatataatttttaaatttcataGGATAGATGTGAATTAATGTGATAACATTAGTTCCACTTTTTGGCTATATAATTTTTCTACTTTATTCTCTTGGTTGTAATTCTTTATATATACTGATCAATCGCCTTATGTGCATAGCATAATTCTATTGAGATATCAAACTACCTCAAGTTATATAATAATATCCTGTGAACATAAATCGCATAAAagatttctttgtttttcttacAATGTTTCGCCAGATTTTTTTGCATGTAGAAGAATTGGAAGCAGCTGTTTTTATTCAGAAAAATGTTTGGGGATGACTTCATGTATGTTCATTCAGTTGTTGTCATACTCCAATCCTGGTTTCCTTGGTCTGCAGAAATATATGTACATCAAGGAGCAGAAAACAGCCATTCACATCCTGGTTTTTTTTTGCTCTTGTTTCTAATTGCTTTCATAATAGTTGCTTTGACATTTCTGTAGTTGGTTTTTTAGCTTAATTAATTGTGATTTCACCTTTTTTTGGTCTCATATGTTTCTGGTCTTGATTGGTTTGTAAATATAGAAAGTGAGTTTAGGAAATTCAGAATGAGTCCTCTAGTTTCTTCTTACAATAGTTAGTTTCATATGTGCTTTCTATTTATTACAAGGATCTATCATCAATGAAACAATTTTTCATCAGCTATATAATCAGAGTCAATTAAGTTCACTCTTGGCAATTTTGATTAAGCTCCTTTTGAAATGGATCATACGTTGATTGGTTTTTGATTATACGTTCAATCAATCATCTATTTGAACTTTTAAATGGCTCACCAAATGTATACACATGATGCTTGGTGGATACATTCTGAATTTATTTGTGGTGCTATCTGAATTTTTAGCAAGGAGCTTAATTGATTTGTAAATTAAGTGATACGTATTGCATTGTTATATGGTTTAGCATGGATCAATAGTCTTAGTGAGAATTCTTGTCGAAAAATGGTATTGGTTAGTATTAATtgcattatttattattatatattttgaacTGTTTACATAAGAGGGAAATATTTAGTTCCATAGAGGATTTGGATTAGCCGACCCCGCCTATataaggtttgattgttgtttaCATAATCTATATAGGGGATATAGATTATAAGTTAATGAAGCAATTTGATTAAGCCTATAAAGTTAATGAAGCATATTGGTTGAATAAAGTATAGGGAGTCTCTACTAATAATTGCCAATAGAAGAAGTATAGGGCTTTCATTATTATTCTCCCAATATGGGGATTGTGCTGCTCTCTCTAGCTGGACATTATTGATTTGCTCTATTGGGATGTTATTGGACTTCTGGTAGTTATATCATCCTTCCGACCAAGGGATCAAACTCCTTTCCTCGACTGAGACATTATTGGACTTCGGGTCTCCTAGTCTTATCTGTATTTTCAATATTATACCTTATTGATCTGCTCGGtcgggacattattggacttTTGGTATTCTTAGTTTTCTGGTTATCATCCTCCTGACCAAGGGATCAAACTCCTT
The Zingiber officinale cultivar Zhangliang unplaced genomic scaffold, Zo_v1.1 ctg242, whole genome shotgun sequence DNA segment above includes these coding regions:
- the LOC122037173 gene encoding uncharacterized protein LOC122037173, which gives rise to MASFEFVFILHLMHKIMRTTYSLCQILQRKSQDILSAITFISTTKTILQELRECGWEDFLHEVKVFCTRNEIDVPNLDYLYKIGRSRQQTTVEHHYHFDVFNAAIDFILMELNTRFNESSVELLSLSTALDPKNSFESININDICKLAMKFYLEDFTNQDIIALKYELVHYKLDVIQNLKASTLVDLCQQLTEGGRSKVYVMLTRLIHLVLTLPVSTATTERAFSAMKNVKTALRNKMEDEFLEDCLTIYIERDLAKDIDVDFIIDEFYVSKSHRAQLC
- the LOC122037174 gene encoding zinc finger MYM-type protein 1-like; protein product: MEHQSAAKKGKTIASYFKKRDRQTSENTSIPTVPIMQHQSCESLPILSVQIPSISSSSDNHQLSSSCIERDPGKRKQICEYHINVRDEIRRSYLKMGPYQPDMLEYSATKFGSQNRRFQKKWFQKFHWLEYSPSTNKAYCFYCFLFLNDVNSSNISALVNEGFDNWKRVNQGKTCAFLAHIGSAASSPHTMCERKTENLMRPSRHIDNVMHAQSKEEKEKNRLRLRTSIVTVRWLALQGCAFRGNDESLSSSNRGNFLELVKAFAKMSTEIDKVVLENAPKNAQYIAPEIQKEILHIMANRV